The sequence below is a genomic window from Jatrophihabitans sp..
CAACGGGTTCACCGCCTCGACCCAGCTGCTGGCGGCCGAACGCATCAAGGCGGACCAGATCGTCGCGGCACGCCTGGGCATTGAGGTGGGTGAGCCGGTCTGCCGAATCGAGCGGCTGCGGCTGGCCGATGACCGTCCGATGGCTGTCGAGACATCGCACCTGTCGGCCACCCGCTTTCCGAGGCTGACCCGGCACATGAAGAAGGAGCAGTCGCTGTACGCGGTGCTCGACCGGGTGTACAGCGTGGTACCGGTCAGCGCCGAGGAATCGATCGCCACGGCACCGGCCTCGACCCGTGAGGCCCGGCTGCTCAACACCGATGCCGGCGCACCGATGCTGGTGCTCGGGCGGCACAGCCTCGACGAGTCCGGGCAGCCGGTGGAGTGGGTGACGAGCTGGTATCGGGGTGATCGGGTCACGTTCGTGGCTCGACTAAGTTCCCCGCGCCGATGACAGTTCTGAGCAATGCGCGGATAGTGACGCCGGGCGGCGTCCTGGCATGCGGCTACCTGGTGATCGGGCACGGCACGATCACCGCCGTCGGCACCGGCGACCCTCCGGCTCCGGCGCTGGACCTGGCCGGCGCCTGGTTGTTGCCCGGCTTCATCGACCTGCACATGCACGGCGGGGGTGGGCACTCCGTTGCCGCGTCCGCCGACGACATGGCGGCGGCGCTTGCCTTCCACCGCCGGCATGGCACCACCCGCAGCCTCATCTCCCTGGTGTCCGCGCCGCTGGACGCGCTCGCCCGGCAGCTCCGCTGGGTCGCCGACCTCGTCGCCGCCGGGCCTTCGGGCGCCATCGGCGCCGTCGGCGCGCACCTCGAGGGGCCGTTCCTGTCGCAGGCACGCTGTGGCGCCCAGAATCCCGCACACCTGTTGCTGCCCGACCGCAGCGCGTTCGCCCGCCTGGTCGAGTCGGCGGCCGACTCGCTGCGCAGCGTCACCATCGCACCCGAGCTGCCGGGCGCGCTCGCCCTCATCTCCGACGTGCGCGCCGCCGGAGCGGTTGCCGCCATCGGACACAGCGACGCCGTCTACACAGAGGCCAGGGCGGCCATTGATGCCGGCGCGGCGCTTGCCACCCATCTGTTCAACGGCATGCGGCCGATGCACCATCGGGAGCCGGGGATCATCGGCGCCGCGCTCGACTCCGGCCTGGCCTGCGAGGTGATCAACGACGGCATCCACGTCCATCCCGCGATCACAGCGCTGGTCGCCCGCAGCCCCGAGAGCCTGGTGCTGGTCACCGACGCCATCGACGCGACCGGCGTCGGCGATGGCGAGTTCGAGCTGGGCGGCCAGCAGGTTCGGGTTCAGGACGGGCAGGCCCGACTGGCGGGCAGCGCAACGCTGGCGGGCTCGACCCTGACGATGGACGACGCGCTACGCCGGGCCGTCATCGACTGCGGCCTGTCGATCGAGATCGCGGCGGCGGCTGCCGCCACCAACCCGGCACGGGTACTGGGTCTGGACAACCTGTGCGGCTCGATCGCCGTCGGGCTCGACGCCGATCTGGTCGTGCTCGACGACGACCTGCGAGTCGTGCGGGTGATGGCCGGCGGCCAATGGTGTGGCGTTGAAGCGCCTCAGTTCAACGGCATGGCGACCTCGGCGCCGACCACGAACTGAACTCGGCGAACCCGACCGCCTGCCAGGCGAGGATGGCTGCTCCCAGTTGCCCGGCGCGCGACCCGAGTGCCGACACCGACACCGACGGCGGCTCGCGCCAGGTCAGCCGCTCGGTGAGGGCGGCGCGGACCGGAACCAGCAGCCGATCGCCGGCTTCGGCAAGACCGCCGCCCAGCACGATCGAACCCGGATCGAGCAGCAACGTGTAGGTCGCCAGTGCCACCCCCAGGGCGTCGGTGGCCTCTGCCCAGATCTGCCTCGCAGTGGCATCGGTCGCCTCCCGAGCCGCGATCTCACGCGCATCGAGGGCGCCGGCATCCCCGCCCAAGGCCCGGTAGCGGCGAGCGATGGCGGCCGCCGAAGCGTAGGTCTCCAGGCAACCCCGCTGACCGCAGGCGCACGGTTCACCGTTGGGGTACACCGGGATGTGGCCGATCTCGCCTGCCAGGTCGGTCGCCCCACGCAGCGTTACCCCGGCGGACCGGATGACGCCGGCGATGCCGGTGCCGATCACGACGACCAGGCAATCGGTGACCCCGTGGGCAGCGCCGAGGGCGGCCTCGGCCAGTCCCGCCGCCCGCACGTCGTGCTCGATGGTGACGGGGATGCCGAGGTCGGCAGCGAGAAGATCACGCAGCGGGACGTCGCGCCAGCCGAGGTTGGCCGAGTAGCGCGCGATCCCGGTGGCGACCTCGACCGATCCTGGGATCACCACCCCGGCGGCCACCACCCCCGGCCGGACAAGCTCGCTGGTGGCAGCCCGCACCGCCTCGACCACCGATGCCGGCCCGTTCGCCGGCGACGTCGGGCGCTGCGCCTGATCCAGGACGGCGCCGGCCTGGTCGATCACTGCCGCCTTGATAGTGGTGCCGCCGACGTCGACGGCGAGTACGGCCGGCAGCGCCGTCACGGGTTCGGCAGGACGATCGAGCGGGTGAGGTCGCGGGGCTTGTCCGGGTCCAGCCCCTTGGGCTCGGCGGCGGTGGTGACCACCGTCGAACGCTGCGATTCCGGCAAACCGGCGATCTCGACGGAAACGAACGACATGCGGGTGGGATCCTCTCCGCCCGCGACCCGGATGGCCGTGGTCACTTGATCGATCCTGCGGTCAACCCGCCGACGACCTTTCCTTCGATGAGCGCGAACAGAATGATGACCGGAATGGTGGCGATCACCGACCCGGCGAACAGGTGCCCCCAGTCGATCGAGTACTGCCCGATGTAGTTGTTGATCTCGACGGTGATCGGGCGCTGGCCCTCGGGAGCCCCGAGGGTGAGGGTGAGCCCGACCAACAACTCGTTCCAGGCGCCGATGAAGGTGAAGATCAGCGCGGTCACCATGCCCGGAACTGCCAGCGGCAACGTGACCCGCCGCAGCGCCCCGAGCCGGGTGGCGCCGTCGACCATGGCCGCCTCTTCCAGCTCTGCCGGGATCGATGAGAAGTAGGCGTTGAGGATCCAGACCGCAAAGGCGAGGTTGAAGCCGGCATTGACCAGGATCAGCGAAAGGATCGGGCTCGGCAGGTTGAAGCTGATGAACTCACGCTCGACACCGACCAGCATCGCGGCCGGCTGGAACATCTGGGTGGCCAGTACCAGCACCAGAAACAGCGTCCGACCGCGGAACCGGCGGCGAGCGGTGTAGTACGCCGCGGGCATCGCGACGATCAACACCAGTACCGTCGCGCCGCCGGCGATCTTCAAGCTCGAACCGAGGTTGCTCCCGAAGCCGGTCTTCCAGATCGAGGTGAAGTTCGACAGGTCGTAGTGCTTGGGCAGGTAGCCACGAGCCAGCAGTTCCTCCGGCGGCCGCAGCGCCGAGATCACCATCTCGGCATACGGCAGGACAAAGATCAACGCAACGGCGTACGCGGCGAGTGAGAGCAGGATCCGGCTTGGACCCCGGCCGGCTCGGCGGCGCGATTTTCCAGCGGTGCGGGCCTGTTCCGGCGCGGCCTGCGCCGCGGCGACGACGGTCATCTCACTTCACCTGATCTTTCCAGCGGGTTGCCCTGAGGAAGAGCAGGACAAGCAGAACGACAAGGCCGAAGTTGAGCACCGACATGACGGCCGACTCACCGATGTAGCTCTGCTTGAGCAGGAACATGAAGGTGGTCGTCGTACTGGTCTGGTAGCCCGGTCCACCGCGGGTCATCTCCCAGATGATCGGGAACGAGTTGAACACGTTGATGATGTTGATGAGCGCCGCGACCAGAAAGGCCGGTCGCAGCAGCGGGAGCGTGATCGACAGGTATGAACGCCAGCGCGACGCCCCGTCCACCCGGGCTGCTTCGTAGACGTCTTCAGGCAGCGACTGCAGGCCCGCGAGAAGTGCGTAGGTGGAGAACGGCACCGAAACGAACACCGCCACCACCATCATCCAGACGAAGGCGGCGACCGGGCGACCGAGCCAGTCGGACTGGTTGGAATTGAACGACTCCAGCAGGCCGAGGTCCTGCAAGAAGACGTTGACAACACCGTTATTGGCGTCCAACGCCCAGCGGAACACGAGCGCGGTCATCATGACCGACGCTGCCCACGGGGCGATCAGCGCCCAGCGGGCCACCCGCCTGCCCGGAAAGCGCTCGTTGAACAGCTGCGCGAGCACGAGCGAGATCATCATCGTCACGGTGACCACGGCGACCACCCACACACCGGTCCGGATCAGCACGCCGCCCAGGTCTGGCTCGTCGAACAGGTCCGCGTAGTTCTCTCCGCCGGCCGAGCCGAGAATGAAACCGTCGGGGCTGATGTGCTGGAACGAGGTCCGAAACATCACCACGACCGGCCACAGCACCACGACTGCGATCAGGCATATCGCCGGGCCGATCCAGACAAGCGGGGCCGCCGCCCGGGCCAGCCGACGTAGCGGCTTGCCGTTCCTAGCGGGCCCAGGCCGGTCGGCGCTCACCACGCTCTGTGCTGCCATGTCTCGGCTCACTCCCCGCGATCACATCCGGCGCGGCAGCAGCGATGCATGCCGCGCCGGAACGGCATCTGATCAGCTGCCCTTTCGGGCTGTCTGCTGAATCCTGCTGAGAACCTTCTTCGGGTCACCAGTGACCGCGGTGCC
It includes:
- a CDS encoding sugar ABC transporter permease — protein: MAAQSVVSADRPGPARNGKPLRRLARAAAPLVWIGPAICLIAVVVLWPVVVMFRTSFQHISPDGFILGSAGGENYADLFDEPDLGGVLIRTGVWVVAVVTVTMMISLVLAQLFNERFPGRRVARWALIAPWAASVMMTALVFRWALDANNGVVNVFLQDLGLLESFNSNQSDWLGRPVAAFVWMMVVAVFVSVPFSTYALLAGLQSLPEDVYEAARVDGASRWRSYLSITLPLLRPAFLVAALINIINVFNSFPIIWEMTRGGPGYQTSTTTTFMFLLKQSYIGESAVMSVLNFGLVVLLVLLFLRATRWKDQVK
- a CDS encoding GntR family transcriptional regulator; this translates as MSSAAVQATREPKYYTVKRHLMQNIESLEPGSAVPTERVLAADLNTSRTTVRQALVELVAEGRLVRRQGSGTYVAEPKMTWPLHLTSFTEQAAANGFTASTQLLAAERIKADQIVAARLGIEVGEPVCRIERLRLADDRPMAVETSHLSATRFPRLTRHMKKEQSLYAVLDRVYSVVPVSAEESIATAPASTREARLLNTDAGAPMLVLGRHSLDESGQPVEWVTSWYRGDRVTFVARLSSPRR
- a CDS encoding carbohydrate ABC transporter permease, which produces MTVVAAAQAAPEQARTAGKSRRRAGRGPSRILLSLAAYAVALIFVLPYAEMVISALRPPEELLARGYLPKHYDLSNFTSIWKTGFGSNLGSSLKIAGGATVLVLIVAMPAAYYTARRRFRGRTLFLVLVLATQMFQPAAMLVGVEREFISFNLPSPILSLILVNAGFNLAFAVWILNAYFSSIPAELEEAAMVDGATRLGALRRVTLPLAVPGMVTALIFTFIGAWNELLVGLTLTLGAPEGQRPITVEINNYIGQYSIDWGHLFAGSVIATIPVIILFALIEGKVVGGLTAGSIK
- the nagA gene encoding N-acetylglucosamine-6-phosphate deacetylase — protein: MTVLSNARIVTPGGVLACGYLVIGHGTITAVGTGDPPAPALDLAGAWLLPGFIDLHMHGGGGHSVAASADDMAAALAFHRRHGTTRSLISLVSAPLDALARQLRWVADLVAAGPSGAIGAVGAHLEGPFLSQARCGAQNPAHLLLPDRSAFARLVESAADSLRSVTIAPELPGALALISDVRAAGAVAAIGHSDAVYTEARAAIDAGAALATHLFNGMRPMHHREPGIIGAALDSGLACEVINDGIHVHPAITALVARSPESLVLVTDAIDATGVGDGEFELGGQQVRVQDGQARLAGSATLAGSTLTMDDALRRAVIDCGLSIEIAAAAAATNPARVLGLDNLCGSIAVGLDADLVVLDDDLRVVRVMAGGQWCGVEAPQFNGMATSAPTTN
- a CDS encoding ROK family protein, producing MTALPAVLAVDVGGTTIKAAVIDQAGAVLDQAQRPTSPANGPASVVEAVRAATSELVRPGVVAAGVVIPGSVEVATGIARYSANLGWRDVPLRDLLAADLGIPVTIEHDVRAAGLAEAALGAAHGVTDCLVVVIGTGIAGVIRSAGVTLRGATDLAGEIGHIPVYPNGEPCACGQRGCLETYASAAAIARRYRALGGDAGALDAREIAAREATDATARQIWAEATDALGVALATYTLLLDPGSIVLGGGLAEAGDRLLVPVRAALTERLTWREPPSVSVSALGSRAGQLGAAILAWQAVGFAEFSSWSAPRSPCR